The DNA segment CTGTGTGCTCATGTGAAAGTTCAATGCGGCTTACGGAGCATTCCACCAGAAAGTAGGTAACTTCCTTGTATGTTCTCTTTCTCTCAGAGGTATAAAAATAACTTATTTTTTCTCTGAAAGACGGTATAAATCTAAGCCACTCTTTCTCCAATCCGGCTTCTTCCTTTGCCTCTCTCACCACAGTACGCATTTCACCTTCTCCTTTCTCGATTTTGCCCTTTACAAATCCCCAATGACCCCAGCCGTATTTGAGCAGCAGATACTTCCCATTATGAAAAATTATTGCCCCGCATGACCTTTCGACAGGCATTCAATCCTCCAATTTTTTTGTTGACCCTGTCATGGTCAGCATTTCCTGAAGCACCCTCCCATATTCCTCCCCTCTCTTTTCAAGCAGCCTCCTGGCATATTTTGTGAGGTGGCTGCCGAAATCCTTTTCCATCTCCGAATATTTCCACTCCTCGCTTCCTGCTTTGTTTATTGCCAGTAAAAATGCATAAGCAATCGCTTTTTTTTTCACATCCATTTCTTCTCCGTGAATTTCTTTTATGGCTTCTTTATACCCTCCAGTCCTGTAGGCTCTTGCTATCCTGTCGGCAAATTCCGCAAGCGGGGGCAATTTTTTGTAATGCGGTAATTCTCTCAAAATTTTTTGTTTTTCTTTTTCCCCGTAAACCCTTTTCAGAATTTCCGAGGGCTGCTTTCCAGCATAATTTTCAAGTATTTTCATCCCTTCCTTCCCGGCAATATTTCTGACGACATCTTCCCCATACTCATCCCAATACTTTGAAAGTATTTTATTTGGTGTTGCATTTGAAATGACCAGCGGCTTCCCTATCCTGTTCAAAATATATTCAATGCCCAATTCCTCCCATTTATTCGGTTTGATGTGTTCTATGGCAGCATCAGCGTCACTACCGTAGCAGACGTTGTCAATTACGAAAACCCTGTCATGCAACTTTTCTATGTTCCACTGCACCTTTTTGTACCAGTTCTCAATAAACTCTTTGTCATCAATTTTTCCTTCTACGTAATACGAATCGTCCATTTCCTTTTTCAGGGCATCTTCGATGATGCATCTGTCACATTTTTTACTGCACGAAATAAAGTTTCCGACAACTGTTGCTTCGAACTCCTTTTTTATATTCGGGGAGTAAAAGTATTTTGCCATTTTCATTATGGTATTGCCTGAGGCACAGTCCTCGCATATTTTTAATTCCATATCTGCTGGAATCCACTTTATCCTTATGCATGTCTTTTTGCTATCAGCATGTTTGCACATCCCTTTTTCAAGCCCGATTTTTTTCGTAACGAATCGTATAAATTCTTCTGGAGGTGTGGCATCATTGCCCATGCATATCATTTTGTCCTGAATGGAGTATATATATATTTTTTTCCTGGAAGCGATGTCCATTATTCCGAGCATCCGTATATGAGGGTTATCAAAATTCTGTACGGCAAGGAGTTTTTCGTCATTTGCCTTCCCCCTCTTTGCATATACATACGTATTGCCATTGATTTCCTTTGCCGCAAAATAAGAAATTTTTGAATCTGCAAGAAGAATTGTGCCCGCAACAGCACCTGACAAGTCCTTTCTGGATGCATATTTCATTAATTTTTTTTCATCTGCTTTCATTTTTTCAAGCTTTGTCCTCAGATTTTTAAAACGGCATTTTTTGCAATTTTTATTTGAGCATTCCGGCAGCACCATTACAGGATTTTTTTTAATGCGCGATGCCATCTCTTTTATTCCCTTCTCCTGAACTTTTGTTGCAACCCTTATGCCCCTGCTCTTAAATCTGGCCACGATGAATAAAGGAAAAGAGGTTAAAAACTTTTATTAAGGATTGCAGAATTTCAAGTGTGCTCATTTCAGTTGTCGTGGCGGTGAGAAACGAAAAACAATATATCAAGCAGTGTATAGAATCGCTTTTCAGCCAAGATTATGCCGAAAAATATGAAGTCATCGTTATCGATGGAATGAGCGACGATGGCACCTACGAATTGCTGGAAGGACTGCAAAAAAAGTACGGCTTTAAGTTGCTTTGTAATGAGAAGAAAAATGCAGCTGCGGGCAGAAATATGGGCATAAAGGAAGCAAAAGGAGAGGCAATAGCGTTCATTGATGGCGATGCTACAGCTTCCGAAGACTGGCTCAGTAGCATAAGTAAGGCGTTTGAGAAAAGCAATGTTGCTGGTGTGGGTGGCCCTGATTTACTGCCGGAAGATGGAAATTATAAAGCAAAAGCAATTGGCCTTGTAATGACTTCCCCGCTTGCCAGAGGGGGCAGGCTGAATCCGTCAACCCAGCATGTGATGGACGACAAATCACGCTATGTTGACCACATACCTACCTGCAATCTATGCTTGAATAAGGAAGTATTTGACAAAGTTGGAATGTTTGACGAAAGTTTTGTGAAGGGGCAGGACTTAGAACTCAACTATCGGATACGGAAAGCAGGCTACAAATTGTTTTA comes from the Candidatus Thermoplasmatota archaeon genome and includes:
- a CDS encoding NUDIX domain-containing protein, whose amino-acid sequence is MPVERSCGAIIFHNGKYLLLKYGWGHWGFVKGKIEKGEGEMRTVVREAKEEAGLEKEWLRFIPSFREKISYFYTSERKRTYKEVTYFLVECSVSRIELSHEHTDYAWLPYDEAVRKITYENDRKVLEKAEKFLNE
- a CDS encoding glycosyltransferase family 2 protein, which gives rise to MLISVVVAVRNEKQYIKQCIESLFSQDYAEKYEVIVIDGMSDDGTYELLEGLQKKYGFKLLCNEKKNAAAGRNMGIKEAKGEAIAFIDGDATASEDWLSSISKAFEKSNVAGVGGPDLLPEDGNYKAKAIGLVMTSPLARGGRLNPSTQHVMDDKSRYVDHIPTCNLCLNKEVFDKVGMFDESFVKGQDLELNYRIRKAGYKLFYSPEIKVVHYRKQHIRQFTRQIYKWAKAKVAIIKKHGMHGLTSHIYLWPAYAIIALFLSLFISILLNLMNLFIPILFLAL